A window of Rubricoccus marinus contains these coding sequences:
- a CDS encoding phosphatidylglycerol lysyltransferase domain-containing protein produces MTPEALVARYGWNAASVQALNPGLLRWQREGAFVAYARARQWPGGPAVWLGAGEPICAPGAQHDAAQAFARDAASVGASAAWFGASGRFREAWTGAELVLGAQPVWDPADWPEILSRKASLRQQINRARNKGVTVAPLAPERARTLEPIRQSWLARRGLPPLDFLVQTDVLRAPGPRRFLVATRGERRVGYLVLAPVPAREGVFVEWIIQAPEAPNGTASLLLDAAFREAAASPGRRSESAAFLTLGMVPLSTHAPPTDSPPPAHLRALLWWMRAHARRFYNFEGLERFKAKFEPLAWEPLYLLAPEAPIGLPLLHAVADAFAGPRSPEALIAQALARAAADEVSGVRRSLRQRLSGR; encoded by the coding sequence GTGACGCCAGAGGCTCTCGTGGCGCGCTACGGCTGGAACGCGGCGTCGGTGCAGGCGCTCAACCCCGGCCTCTTGCGCTGGCAGCGCGAGGGCGCCTTTGTCGCCTACGCCCGCGCCCGGCAGTGGCCCGGCGGTCCGGCGGTGTGGCTGGGGGCGGGCGAACCCATCTGCGCGCCCGGCGCGCAGCACGACGCCGCCCAGGCGTTCGCGCGCGATGCGGCATCCGTCGGCGCGAGTGCGGCGTGGTTCGGCGCCAGCGGCCGGTTCCGCGAGGCCTGGACGGGAGCCGAACTGGTCCTCGGCGCTCAGCCCGTCTGGGACCCTGCCGACTGGCCCGAGATCCTCTCGCGCAAAGCCTCGCTCCGGCAGCAGATCAACCGCGCGCGAAACAAAGGCGTGACGGTCGCGCCTCTGGCGCCAGAAAGGGCGCGCACGCTCGAGCCGATCCGCCAGTCGTGGCTCGCGCGCCGCGGCCTGCCGCCGCTCGACTTCCTCGTGCAGACGGACGTGCTCCGGGCGCCGGGACCGCGCCGCTTTCTGGTCGCCACGCGAGGCGAGCGCCGCGTCGGCTACCTCGTTCTCGCGCCGGTTCCGGCCCGCGAGGGCGTCTTCGTGGAATGGATCATCCAAGCGCCAGAGGCGCCCAACGGAACCGCCTCACTCCTGCTGGACGCCGCCTTCCGCGAGGCCGCCGCCAGCCCCGGGCGCCGATCCGAGAGCGCAGCGTTTCTCACGCTCGGCATGGTGCCGCTGTCCACGCACGCGCCGCCCACCGACTCGCCACCGCCCGCTCACCTCCGCGCACTCCTGTGGTGGATGCGCGCGCACGCGCGGCGCTTCTACAACTTCGAGGGCCTGGAGCGATTCAAGGCCAAGTTCGAGCCTCTGGCGTGGGAGCCGCTCTACCTCCTCGCGCCAGAGGCGCCGATCGGCTTACCGCTCTTACACGCCGTCGCAGACGCGTTCGCGGGACCGCGCTCGCCAGAGGCGCTGATCGCGCAGGCGCTCGCGCGGGCCGCCGCCGATGAGGTCTCAGGCGTCCGCCGCTCGCTCCGCCAGAGGCTTAGCGGACGTTAA
- a CDS encoding PorV/PorQ family protein: MMRFLSRTLAALAVLVVSSVSPEAQTEVVKYGADFLASGVGARALGMGGAYVAHADDVTAGYWNAAGLDGLRNPEIAYMHTERFGGLVAFDYGAIAWPITPKTTVGVSFVRSGVDDIASTLRAFNPDTGLPNPDAESQIDLFSAADNAVYISASQRLRENLTVGSSFKVIRRGIGDFATAWGYSLDLAAQYQVGRFRLGANLQDVTTMVQSWSVNEAEFEGFEETFGVDSPVGLTEVVLPLARLGAATTLPLSDDIGVTLATDLDLGFDGQSANVVDAGGVSFRPRIGGEVDYKGIIAFRAGISDVTTSERFGTQITPSVGVGLNAGRFDVDYGFGDFAGVQGDLGVSHRISLRFTLTGERFARPVR; the protein is encoded by the coding sequence ATGATGCGCTTCCTTTCGCGGACGCTGGCCGCACTGGCTGTCCTCGTCGTTTCCTCCGTCTCGCCAGAGGCTCAAACCGAGGTCGTCAAGTACGGCGCGGACTTCCTGGCTTCTGGCGTGGGCGCGCGCGCGCTGGGCATGGGCGGGGCGTACGTGGCCCACGCGGACGACGTGACGGCGGGCTACTGGAACGCCGCGGGCCTGGACGGGCTGCGCAACCCGGAGATCGCGTACATGCACACGGAGCGCTTTGGCGGGCTCGTCGCGTTCGACTACGGCGCGATCGCGTGGCCCATCACGCCGAAGACGACCGTCGGCGTGTCGTTTGTCCGCAGCGGCGTGGACGACATCGCGAGCACGCTCCGCGCCTTCAACCCGGATACCGGGCTCCCCAACCCCGACGCCGAGAGCCAGATCGACCTGTTCTCCGCCGCCGACAACGCGGTGTACATCTCGGCCTCGCAGCGCCTGCGCGAGAACCTGACGGTGGGCTCGTCCTTCAAAGTGATCCGCCGTGGCATCGGCGACTTCGCGACGGCGTGGGGCTACTCGCTCGACCTCGCGGCGCAGTACCAGGTAGGGCGCTTCCGCCTCGGCGCAAACCTTCAGGACGTGACCACGATGGTGCAGTCGTGGTCGGTCAACGAGGCGGAGTTCGAGGGCTTCGAGGAGACCTTCGGCGTGGACTCGCCCGTTGGCCTGACAGAGGTCGTGCTGCCTCTGGCGCGGCTGGGAGCCGCCACCACGCTCCCGCTCTCTGACGACATCGGGGTCACACTCGCGACCGACCTGGACCTCGGCTTCGACGGGCAGAGCGCAAACGTCGTGGACGCTGGAGGCGTCTCGTTCCGGCCCCGTATCGGCGGCGAGGTGGACTACAAAGGCATCATCGCCTTTCGCGCCGGCATCTCGGACGTGACTACATCGGAGCGCTTCGGCACGCAGATCACGCCGTCGGTCGGCGTAGGCCTCAATGCGGGCCGCTTCGACGTGGACTACGGCTTCGGCGATTTCGCGGGCGTGCAGGGCGATCTCGGCGTCTCGCACCGCATCTCGCTCCGGTTCACGCTCACCGGCGAGAGGTTCGCGCGGCCGGTCCGCTAA
- a CDS encoding GNAT family N-acetyltransferase, translating into MIRPLRRAEASGAARLAARAFSSDPLFAYLYPDEASRQRRFATEHAAYIRRIYLPHGRPVAAIDGASGEMSGIALWLPPEAMGALDRAERACLPALRRAAGLQDLARVLRAYDAFDAAFPENMWFYYLGLLAVAPEAQGQGVGSALLREGTDRADREGVACYLETGTETNVAFYERHGFRVTHEIPLPDCGPTHWGLWRDPASGGA; encoded by the coding sequence ATGATCCGCCCCCTCCGCCGCGCCGAGGCCTCTGGCGCCGCGCGCCTCGCCGCGCGCGCGTTTTCCAGCGATCCGCTCTTCGCCTACCTTTACCCCGACGAAGCCTCGCGCCAGAGGCGCTTCGCGACCGAGCACGCCGCGTACATCCGGCGCATCTACCTCCCACACGGGCGCCCGGTCGCTGCCATCGACGGAGCCTCTGGCGAGATGAGCGGCATCGCGCTGTGGCTTCCGCCAGAGGCCATGGGGGCGCTGGATAGGGCGGAGCGCGCGTGTCTCCCCGCCCTCCGCCGCGCGGCAGGTCTCCAGGACCTCGCGCGCGTCCTCCGTGCTTACGATGCCTTCGACGCCGCCTTTCCAGAGAACATGTGGTTTTACTACCTCGGCCTCCTCGCCGTCGCGCCAGAGGCGCAGGGCCAGGGCGTCGGCTCGGCCCTGCTCCGCGAGGGCACGGACCGCGCCGACCGTGAGGGCGTCGCGTGCTACTTGGAAACCGGGACCGAGACCAACGTCGCGTTTTACGAGCGCCACGGCTTCCGCGTCACACACGAGATCCCGCTTCCCGATTGTGGGCCGACGCATTGGGGCCTCTGGCGAGATCCCGCCTCTGGCGGCGCGTGA
- a CDS encoding DinB family protein produces the protein MTDQLTSYASAYRQSQTDAHRIADGLTDEQFNWKPSPKSWSVGECIVHLNTIAKGYLPAFEDAASREAPRASGPFTYGFVARKFTDAVRPGSRAIPTGGPMKPPATTGTQSAIDKARAMASFDGYTDRLVAVCEAADGLDLAAIKVRSPFLKLMKLPLGAFLDAMGLHAIRHVMQAERVTQEAGFPS, from the coding sequence ATGACCGACCAACTCACGTCCTACGCCTCCGCCTACCGGCAGTCTCAGACTGACGCCCACCGCATCGCGGACGGCCTCACCGACGAGCAGTTCAACTGGAAGCCGAGCCCGAAGTCGTGGTCGGTCGGGGAGTGCATCGTGCACCTGAACACGATCGCGAAGGGCTACCTCCCGGCCTTTGAGGACGCCGCCTCTCGCGAGGCGCCCCGCGCCAGCGGCCCCTTCACGTATGGGTTCGTCGCCCGCAAGTTCACCGACGCCGTCCGTCCCGGCAGCCGCGCGATTCCGACGGGCGGGCCGATGAAGCCGCCTGCGACGACCGGCACGCAGTCGGCCATCGACAAGGCCCGCGCGATGGCGTCGTTCGACGGCTACACCGACCGCCTCGTCGCTGTCTGCGAGGCCGCCGACGGCCTGGACCTCGCCGCGATCAAGGTCCGCTCGCCGTTTCTCAAGCTGATGAAGCTGCCCCTCGGCGCATTCCTGGACGCGATGGGCCTCCACGCGATCCGCCACGTGATGCAGGCCGAGCGCGTCACGCAAGAGGCGGGATTCCCGAGCTAG
- the mce gene encoding methylmalonyl-CoA epimerase, with translation MTLDHLGIAADSAASALFERLLGAAPYKTEVVGTQGVRTIFFGDGGEAGAAPKLELLESVAEGSPIAKFLSARGPGLHHIAFEVDDLEVEMARVSGLGIRLLSDTPQPGADGKRIVFLHPKDTAGVLVELCASTPDVPRPLAIPWEDREMHGWTVGSPEAPPLVALHGAMGTADQLGRFAPVWAEHFRVIALDLPGHGASLDPEPMTWARFASGVIAALDYLKLEDVRLFGYSLGAGVALEVARQRPVSRLALHATNTQWTEREVARMTAGLTDMPAGVEAHMAASHGGLWRDAVERMVAFSEGLPHDWIDDDALGAITAPALVSIGDRDGLFEVEHALHLARALGDAHLWVIPGAEHALSTLDADAFARTVAAHLLSQ, from the coding sequence ATGACTCTCGACCACCTCGGCATCGCCGCCGATAGCGCCGCCTCCGCCCTTTTTGAACGTCTCCTCGGCGCCGCGCCGTACAAGACGGAAGTCGTCGGCACGCAGGGCGTCCGGACGATCTTCTTCGGCGACGGAGGCGAAGCGGGCGCCGCTCCCAAGCTCGAACTCCTGGAATCCGTCGCCGAGGGCTCGCCCATCGCGAAGTTCCTCAGCGCCAGAGGCCCGGGGCTCCACCACATCGCGTTCGAGGTGGACGATCTGGAGGTCGAGATGGCACGCGTGAGCGGTCTCGGCATCCGCCTCCTGAGCGACACGCCGCAGCCCGGGGCCGACGGCAAGCGCATCGTGTTCCTGCACCCTAAGGACACCGCCGGCGTACTCGTCGAGCTCTGCGCCTCCACGCCCGACGTGCCGAGGCCTCTGGCGATTCCATGGGAAGACCGCGAGATGCACGGCTGGACGGTGGGCTCGCCAGAGGCCCCGCCACTCGTCGCGCTGCACGGCGCGATGGGGACGGCGGATCAACTCGGCCGCTTCGCGCCCGTCTGGGCCGAGCACTTCCGCGTGATCGCCCTGGACCTGCCCGGACACGGCGCGAGCCTGGACCCCGAGCCGATGACGTGGGCGCGGTTCGCCTCTGGCGTGATCGCCGCGCTGGACTACCTCAAGCTAGAAGACGTGCGGCTGTTTGGCTACTCGCTGGGTGCGGGCGTGGCGCTGGAGGTCGCGCGCCAGAGGCCGGTCTCGCGGCTCGCGCTGCACGCGACGAACACGCAGTGGACCGAGCGCGAGGTGGCGCGCATGACCGCGGGCCTGACCGACATGCCTGCAGGCGTCGAGGCGCACATGGCGGCCTCGCACGGCGGCCTCTGGCGCGACGCCGTCGAGCGGATGGTCGCGTTTTCCGAAGGGCTCCCCCATGACTGGATCGACGACGACGCGCTCGGGGCGATCACGGCCCCGGCGCTCGTCAGCATCGGCGACCGCGACGGTTTGTTCGAGGTAGAGCACGCTCTGCACCTCGCGCGCGCGCTTGGGGACGCACACCTGTGGGTGATCCCGGGCGCCGAGCACGCCCTCTCCACGCTGGACGCGGACGCGTTCGCACGGACAGTCGCGGCTCACCTCCTCTCACAATGA
- the uvrC gene encoding excinuclease ABC subunit UvrC: MNDALADKIKHLPTTSGVYQHKDAEGTVLYVGKAKNLRNRVRSYFQTGRPREARITALVQKIVDVEVIVTDTEAEALILENNLIKELQPRYNVLLKDDKTYPYICIKKERFPRVFPTRNVRKDGSLYFGPYTDAKAMRHVLATIKDLFKLRSCSLPLNPKAIEAGKYSVCLDYHIQKCAGPCVGYETPEHYASSIEQIKHLLNGKTDELVALLKDEMMRLASEKEFEEAATYRDRVAALTKYSKKQKIVSDQEIDRDLFAVCVNREENVGVGVLFKVREGKILGRQHKILRPVDDVPDEELMQRLVEAHYAQATFFPDEVYLSVAMDAPEAVTQLLAEGRGKKVPVHTPQRGEKASLLRMVEANAELLLGEWLRQKEKRDEDYIPKSVLSLQRDLRLKKPPRRIETFDISHLGGTGTVASCVVFQDGKPRKSDYRTYKIRTVPDGKPDDFQSMREVVERRYARLLEENGPWPDLVIIDGGKGQLSSAVASLQRVDVYGKFPVVGLAKRLEEVFFPGDSVSTMIPRTSSSLRLIQRCRDEAHRFAVTAQRKQRRIKDLRSELLDIPGVGAKTTQKLLTVLGSAKAVREAPEAEIAAVTGPAAARKIRAFYDAPEADAAEASGETAGSD; this comes from the coding sequence ATGAACGACGCGCTCGCCGACAAGATCAAGCACCTCCCGACGACCTCCGGCGTCTACCAGCACAAAGACGCCGAGGGGACCGTGCTGTACGTCGGCAAGGCCAAGAACCTTCGCAACCGCGTCCGTTCGTACTTCCAGACCGGCCGGCCGCGAGAGGCCCGCATCACGGCGCTCGTGCAGAAGATCGTGGACGTGGAAGTCATCGTGACCGATACCGAGGCCGAGGCGCTGATCCTGGAGAACAACCTCATCAAAGAGCTCCAGCCGCGCTACAACGTCCTGCTCAAGGACGACAAGACGTACCCGTACATCTGCATCAAGAAGGAGCGCTTCCCCCGCGTGTTCCCCACGCGCAACGTGCGCAAGGACGGCTCGCTCTACTTCGGCCCGTACACGGACGCCAAGGCGATGCGGCACGTGTTGGCCACGATCAAGGACCTCTTCAAGCTCCGCTCCTGCTCGCTTCCGCTCAACCCGAAGGCGATTGAGGCCGGCAAGTACTCCGTCTGCCTGGACTACCACATTCAGAAGTGCGCCGGCCCGTGCGTGGGCTACGAGACGCCCGAGCACTACGCGTCCTCCATCGAGCAGATCAAGCACCTGCTCAACGGCAAGACCGACGAGTTGGTGGCGCTGCTCAAGGATGAGATGATGCGCCTCGCGAGCGAGAAGGAGTTCGAAGAAGCCGCCACCTACCGCGACCGTGTGGCGGCGCTCACGAAGTACAGCAAAAAGCAGAAAATCGTGAGCGATCAGGAGATCGACCGCGATCTGTTCGCCGTCTGCGTCAACCGCGAGGAAAACGTCGGCGTGGGCGTGCTCTTCAAGGTCCGCGAGGGCAAGATCCTTGGCCGCCAGCACAAGATCCTCCGCCCCGTTGACGACGTGCCGGACGAGGAGCTGATGCAGCGGCTCGTGGAGGCGCACTACGCGCAGGCCACGTTTTTCCCGGACGAGGTGTACCTCTCGGTCGCGATGGACGCGCCAGAGGCCGTCACGCAGCTCTTGGCGGAGGGCCGCGGCAAGAAGGTGCCGGTTCACACCCCTCAGCGCGGCGAGAAAGCCAGCCTCTTGCGCATGGTGGAGGCCAACGCGGAGCTGCTCCTGGGTGAGTGGCTGCGCCAGAAGGAGAAGCGCGACGAGGACTATATCCCGAAAAGCGTGCTCAGCCTCCAGCGCGACCTCCGGCTCAAAAAGCCGCCGCGACGCATCGAGACGTTCGATATCTCGCACCTCGGCGGGACCGGGACCGTCGCCTCTTGCGTGGTCTTCCAGGACGGCAAGCCGCGCAAGAGCGACTACCGCACCTACAAGATCCGAACCGTCCCAGACGGCAAGCCCGACGACTTCCAGTCCATGCGCGAGGTGGTGGAACGCCGCTACGCGCGCCTGTTGGAGGAGAACGGCCCGTGGCCGGACCTCGTCATCATCGACGGTGGCAAGGGACAGCTATCCAGCGCGGTCGCCAGCCTCCAGCGCGTGGACGTCTACGGCAAGTTCCCCGTCGTGGGGCTCGCGAAGCGCCTGGAAGAGGTCTTCTTCCCCGGCGATAGCGTCTCCACGATGATCCCGCGCACGTCGTCCAGCCTCCGCCTGATCCAGCGGTGCCGTGACGAGGCGCACCGCTTCGCCGTCACGGCCCAGCGCAAGCAGCGCCGCATCAAGGACCTCCGCAGCGAGCTTCTGGACATCCCCGGCGTCGGCGCCAAGACGACCCAAAAGCTCCTCACCGTCCTCGGCAGCGCGAAGGCGGTCCGCGAGGCGCCAGAGGCGGAGATCGCGGCCGTTACCGGGCCGGCAGCGGCGCGCAAGATCCGCGCGTTCTACGACGCGCCAGAGGCGGACGCCGCCGAAGCCTCTGGCGAGACGGCAGGATCGGACTGA
- the rsmB gene encoding 16S rRNA (cytosine(967)-C(5))-methyltransferase RsmB, whose translation MPRPDPARLLAAERLLRVEEEGAFVARLGIDREGAAPEAERRALALVAGVSRWRRWLDWSLQQFLRQPFASLDVELQQALRIGAFELLIEEKPAHAAVSEAVDVAQALLHKGAAGLANAVLRKLARARDAGALAEPASGDEALDLATRLSHPTWLTRRWLDRYGADATRALLDADNAIPRYSLRANRLSTTPEALHDALLAAGADPERSRWSDDLLTVERLGPAIQGGLLARGEAAVQDEAASLVVRVLDPQPGESILDGTAAPGGKAIYAAERMGNQGRVVAVDLHANKTRLIGTAAEAHGATIVEPLATNLITWDSAETYDRVLLDAPCSGTGVLGKRADMRWRRMPEDLRDLTDLQDRLLNAAAARVRPGGLLVYSTCSLEPEENESRVAAFLDRHPEFSHEPIGGEVPDAMRTPEGNYAALPHVHGTDGAFAARLRRSQP comes from the coding sequence ATGCCTCGTCCCGACCCCGCCCGCCTGCTCGCCGCCGAGCGCCTCTTGCGCGTCGAGGAAGAAGGGGCCTTTGTGGCCCGCCTCGGGATCGACCGCGAGGGCGCCGCGCCAGAGGCCGAGCGGCGCGCGCTCGCGCTCGTAGCCGGCGTGAGCCGCTGGCGCCGCTGGCTGGACTGGTCGCTGCAGCAGTTCCTCCGCCAGCCGTTCGCGAGCCTGGACGTGGAGTTGCAGCAGGCGCTCCGCATCGGCGCGTTCGAACTTCTGATCGAAGAGAAGCCTGCGCATGCGGCCGTAAGCGAGGCCGTCGACGTGGCCCAAGCGCTCCTGCATAAAGGCGCCGCTGGCCTAGCAAACGCCGTGCTTCGCAAACTCGCCCGCGCCCGCGACGCCGGCGCTCTCGCCGAGCCGGCCTCTGGCGACGAGGCGCTGGACCTCGCCACGCGCCTCTCGCACCCGACGTGGCTCACGCGCCGCTGGCTGGACCGCTACGGCGCCGACGCCACGCGCGCCCTCCTCGACGCCGACAACGCCATCCCACGCTACAGCCTCCGCGCGAACCGGCTCTCGACCACGCCAGAGGCACTACACGACGCGCTGCTCGCCGCTGGCGCCGATCCCGAGCGCTCGCGCTGGAGCGATGACCTGCTCACCGTCGAACGCCTCGGTCCCGCGATCCAGGGCGGTTTGCTCGCCAGAGGCGAGGCGGCAGTACAGGACGAGGCGGCGTCGCTCGTCGTGCGCGTGCTGGACCCGCAGCCGGGCGAGAGCATCTTGGACGGCACGGCGGCCCCTGGCGGCAAGGCTATCTACGCCGCGGAGCGGATGGGCAACCAGGGCCGCGTCGTCGCCGTCGATCTGCACGCCAACAAGACGCGGCTGATCGGCACGGCGGCCGAGGCGCACGGGGCGACGATCGTCGAGCCTCTGGCGACGAACCTGATCACCTGGGACTCTGCCGAGACCTATGACCGCGTCTTGCTAGACGCGCCCTGCTCCGGGACGGGCGTTCTCGGCAAGCGCGCCGATATGCGCTGGCGCCGGATGCCGGAGGATCTGCGCGATCTGACCGATCTCCAGGACCGACTGCTCAACGCCGCTGCCGCCCGCGTGCGTCCTGGCGGGCTGCTGGTCTATTCCACGTGCTCGCTTGAGCCCGAGGAGAACGAATCGCGCGTCGCGGCTTTCCTGGACCGTCACCCTGAGTTCTCGCACGAGCCCATCGGCGGGGAGGTGCCGGACGCGATGCGCACGCCAGAGGGCAACTACGCCGCGCTCCCGCACGTCCACGGGACCGACGGCGCCTTTGCCGCCCGCCTCCGCCGCAGCCAGCCATGA
- a CDS encoding FAD-dependent oxidoreductase: MRIAVIGGLAAGPAAAAEAKREAPEAEVVLYEASPHVSVGACEMPYFVADRLDGKPDLIVLTPEELARSRGIDVFVRHRVTHLDARAGRLTVEATAYNATREERFDRFILATGARARSLGVPGESASGVFTLRSLLDARGLKRWLETEPVRHVVVVGGGYVGLEVAEAMRDRGLRATILDPKGRVLAKSLAPEVAGQLDRAVHASGVAVRAEKPTEILTGNDGRVEAVRTDRGEIIGCQAVVVAVGVEPRTELAEAAGVTLGKTGAIAVDEHMRTNLRNVWACGDVVEVPRIIDGAKIHWPLAPTGRRTARVAARNAVSARTRTSGGDVFRGVTPSVAVKAFGIEAAAAGFSEEQAQEAGFEPLAVQIRHTTRTKVFPGSKPIDVRLIVDRARGRILGGQIVAAEYAAQRANVLVALIRYGATARDLAEDVDLIYNPPLAPAVDPLKIAASAALGKLA, from the coding sequence ATGCGCATCGCAGTTATCGGCGGACTCGCGGCCGGACCCGCCGCCGCCGCCGAAGCCAAGCGCGAGGCGCCAGAGGCCGAGGTCGTGCTCTATGAGGCCTCGCCGCACGTCTCCGTGGGCGCGTGCGAGATGCCGTACTTCGTGGCGGACCGGCTGGACGGCAAGCCAGACCTGATCGTGCTGACGCCAGAGGAGCTGGCACGCTCGCGCGGGATCGACGTATTCGTCCGCCATCGCGTGACCCACCTGGACGCCCGCGCCGGGCGCCTAACTGTGGAGGCGACGGCATACAACGCGACGCGCGAGGAGCGCTTCGACCGGTTCATCCTCGCGACGGGCGCCCGCGCCAGGTCGCTCGGCGTGCCCGGCGAGTCCGCCTCTGGCGTGTTCACGCTCCGCTCGCTTCTCGACGCCAGAGGCCTGAAGCGCTGGCTGGAGACCGAGCCGGTTCGCCACGTGGTCGTCGTGGGCGGTGGCTACGTGGGGCTCGAAGTCGCGGAGGCGATGCGCGACCGCGGCCTGCGCGCGACGATCCTGGACCCGAAGGGCCGCGTTCTCGCGAAGTCCCTCGCGCCAGAGGTGGCCGGGCAGCTCGACCGCGCCGTGCACGCTTCTGGCGTGGCAGTTCGCGCGGAAAAGCCGACCGAGATCCTGACCGGCAACGACGGCCGCGTGGAAGCGGTGCGGACCGACCGGGGCGAGATCATCGGCTGCCAGGCCGTCGTTGTGGCCGTCGGCGTGGAGCCGCGGACCGAACTGGCCGAGGCCGCTGGCGTCACGTTGGGCAAGACCGGCGCGATTGCGGTGGACGAGCACATGCGGACCAACCTTCGCAACGTGTGGGCCTGCGGCGATGTGGTAGAGGTGCCGCGCATCATCGACGGAGCCAAAATCCACTGGCCGCTGGCGCCAACCGGACGCCGGACCGCGCGCGTGGCAGCGCGTAACGCCGTGAGCGCTCGCACCCGCACGTCGGGCGGAGACGTGTTTCGCGGCGTAACGCCCTCGGTCGCGGTCAAGGCGTTCGGCATCGAAGCCGCAGCGGCCGGGTTCAGCGAGGAGCAGGCGCAAGAGGCCGGGTTCGAGCCGCTGGCGGTGCAGATCCGCCACACGACGCGTACGAAGGTCTTCCCCGGCAGCAAGCCCATCGACGTGCGGCTGATCGTGGACCGCGCGAGAGGCCGCATCCTGGGAGGGCAGATCGTCGCGGCGGAGTACGCGGCGCAGCGCGCGAACGTGCTCGTGGCGCTGATCCGCTATGGGGCTACGGCGCGCGATCTCGCGGAGGACGTGGACCTGATTTACAACCCGCCTCTGGCGCCGGCGGTAGACCCGCTCAAGATCGCGGCGAGCGCGGCGTTGGGGAAACTGGCATAG
- a CDS encoding cation diffusion facilitator family transporter, which produces MLLHAGHAHDPETPLAEHETSPEAERAQVWAMRASLAVAVVMLVGKIWAYVLTGSTAILSDALESVIHLAATAVAGFSLWYARQPADRKHPYGHGKIAYFSSGAEGALIMVAGLAIAWEAVGALIAGPELSNLGAGLLITGVLGAINLVLGLYLIRTGKRTNALVLVANGHHVLTDMWTSLGVLVGVALVLVTDIEWLDPLVALAMGLNILWTSARLMRESARGLMDTADEAETARVLDLLAASGEIDGYHHVRHRRVNDRVFLEQHLLFDDDLSLEEAHRRASTVEARQRALFPESRVQITSHLEPASHEHADGVPHDAVVDGLAQD; this is translated from the coding sequence ATGCTACTTCACGCCGGCCACGCCCACGACCCTGAGACGCCTCTGGCGGAGCACGAGACCTCGCCAGAGGCCGAGCGCGCGCAAGTGTGGGCCATGCGGGCGTCGCTGGCTGTCGCGGTCGTGATGCTCGTCGGGAAGATCTGGGCGTACGTGCTCACGGGCTCCACGGCGATCCTCTCGGACGCGCTCGAATCCGTGATCCACCTCGCGGCGACGGCCGTGGCGGGCTTTAGCTTGTGGTACGCGCGGCAGCCTGCCGACCGGAAGCATCCGTACGGGCACGGCAAGATCGCGTACTTCTCATCGGGCGCCGAGGGCGCGCTCATCATGGTGGCTGGCCTCGCGATCGCGTGGGAAGCCGTGGGGGCGCTTATCGCTGGGCCGGAGCTCTCGAACCTGGGCGCGGGGCTCCTCATCACGGGCGTGCTGGGCGCGATCAACCTCGTGCTCGGCCTCTACCTCATTCGCACGGGCAAGCGCACCAACGCGCTGGTCCTGGTCGCCAACGGGCACCACGTGCTGACCGATATGTGGACGAGCCTGGGCGTGCTCGTTGGCGTCGCGCTCGTGCTCGTGACGGATATCGAATGGCTGGACCCATTGGTCGCGTTGGCGATGGGGCTCAACATTTTGTGGACCTCGGCTCGGCTTATGCGCGAGTCCGCCAGAGGCCTGATGGACACCGCCGACGAGGCCGAGACTGCGCGCGTGCTGGACCTCCTCGCAGCCTCTGGCGAGATCGACGGGTATCACCACGTCCGCCACCGCCGCGTCAACGACCGCGTGTTCTTGGAGCAGCACCTGCTCTTCGACGACGACCTCTCGCTGGAGGAGGCGCACCGGCGCGCGTCCACCGTGGAGGCGCGGCAGCGGGCGCTGTTCCCCGAGAGCCGCGTGCAGATCACGAGCCACTTGGAGCCCGCCAGCCACGAGCACGCGGACGGCGTGCCGCACGACGCCGTCGTGGACGGCCTCGCGCAGGACTAG